One region of Drosophila teissieri strain GT53w chromosome 2L, Prin_Dtei_1.1, whole genome shotgun sequence genomic DNA includes:
- the LOC122621565 gene encoding protein late bloomer, protein MGCATGTIKYSLFLFNALWAILGILVLIFGGLGWGAMPDAYAIGILVLGGIILVISLFGCCGAVRESPRMLWTYVSLLLVLLLLIVAFIILNPKDVFKKYALQTVENQWEREQTKPGSMDIIQKTYNCCGRDSAQDYLDIKFWNNTVPNSCCKDDSCVNPLNLYLRGCLGTVEEAFADEASTLGYLEWGLLGFNAAILLLAIILAIHYTNRRRRYNY, encoded by the exons ATGGGTTGCGCAACGGGCACAATAAAGTACTCGCTGTTCCTGTTTAATGCCTTATGGGCG ATACTGGGCATCTTGGTGCTTATTTTTGGCGGCCTCGGCTGGGGAGCAATGCCGGATGCGTATGCCATCGGTATCTTGGTTCTGGGCGGTATTATCCTGGTTATATCCCTGTTTGGATGCTGCGGAGCCGTTCGCGAATCGCCGCGCATGCTCTGGACG TATGTGTCACTGCTGCTGGTTTTGCTACTACTTATAGTGGCCTTTATCATCCTGAATCCCAAAGATGTCTTTAAGAAGTACGCCCTTCAGACGGTCGAGAATCAGTGGGAGCGGGAGCAGACAAAGCCTGGCAGTATGGATATTATTCAGAAGACG TACAATTGCTGTGGCCGCGACAGTGCCCAAGACTACTTGGATATCAAATTCTGGAACAACACCGTTCCAAATAGTTGTTGCAAGGACGACAGCTGTGTGAATCCCCTGAATCTCTACCTGCGGGGCTGCCTTGGCACAGTGGAGGAGGCTTTTGCAGATGAGGCATCCACTCTGGGATATTTGGAGTGGGGTCTGCTCGGATTCAAC GCTGCCATACTTTTGCTGGCCATCATCTTGGCCATTCACTACACCAACCGACGGAGACGATATAACTATTAG